In Candidatus Rokuibacteriota bacterium, the genomic stretch GATCTGGTACACGTTCGGGCCCGAGCCTCGAGTGGTCTATGGGCTCATCGTCGCTGTCACGACGCTCATCATTGCCTGCCCTTGCGCCCTGGGCATGGCCACGCCCATGTCGCTGACGACCGGCGTGGGCCTCGGGGCGCTCAACGGCATCCTGATTCGGGGGGGCGACGCGCTGCAGTCGGCGGAGAAGCTCCAGACGGTGATCCTCGACAAGACGGGCACGATCACGCACGGGAAGCCCGTCCTGACCGATGTCGTGCTGGGGCCCGGCTTCGACGAAGCCACCCTGCTGCGACTGGCCGGAGGTGTCGAGAAGTCCTCCGAGCACCCTTTGGCGGCCGCCATCGTGGAGGGGGCCAAAGCCAAGGGGCTGGCGCTGCCGGACCCGTCGAGCTTCGCCGCCTTCCCGGGGCACGGGATCGAGGCGACCGTGGAGGGCCGGGTGCTTCTCCTCGGCAATGCCAAGCTCATGCGGGATCGCAAAGTCGCGCTGGGCGACCTTGAAGCCCGGGCTCAGCAGCTCGCCGACGACGGCAAGACACCGATGTTCGTCGCCATCGACGGCAAGCCGGCCGGCATCGTGGCCGTTGCCGACACCCTGAAGGCAGACTCCCTGGCAGCGATTCAATCGCTCAAGGACATGGGGCTCGAGGTCGTGATGATGACCGGCGACAACGAGCGCACAGGGAAAGCCATCGCGCGCCAGGTAGGCATCGAGCGGGTCCTCGCCGAGGTCCTGCCTCAGGACAAGGCCTTCAATGTCCAGAAGCTCCAGCTCGAGGGCAAGCGCGTGGCGATGGTGGGCGACGGGATCAACGACGCGCCGGCCCTGGCCCAGGCCGATGTCGGGTTCGCCATCGGCACCGGCACCGACGTCGCCATCGCCGCCTCTGACATCACGCTGATCAAGGGCAGTCTGGGCGGGGTCGTGACGGCCATCCGGATCAGTCGCGCCACCATGCGCAACGTCTACCAGAACCTCACCGGAGCTTTCATCTACAACATGCTCGGCCTCCCCGTGGCCCTTGGCGTCCTCTACCCGTTCTTCGGCATCCTGCTCTCGCCTCTCCTGGCGGCCCTGGCCATGTCCTTCAGCTCGGTGACCGTCATCGGCAACGCCAACCGGCTCAAGCGCTGGAGGCCATGATGAGCTGGGACCGGGTGCTCGTGAATGGGGTCGGCCTCGCGCTGATCGCCTTCATCGTGTGGTTCTTCTGGCTCGTCAAGGCCAAGGGCGTACACGCCGCCGCCACGGTCGGCGGCTACCAGGAGCAGATGGTGCTCGTGAAGGGGGGCTACACGCCGGACGTGATCGTGGTCGAGGCCGGCAAGCCGGTGCGCCTCAACTTCGTCCGCCAGGAGTCCGCCTCGTGCTCCGAGATGGTGCTGCTGCCGGCGTTCGGGAAGTCCGCGAAGCTCCCAGAGGGCGCGACAGTGCCCGTCGAGTTTCTGCCCAAGGAGAGAGGGGAGTTCGAGTTCGCCTGCCAGATGGGCATGTTCCGCGGGAAGGTCATTGTCGAATGAGCAAGGAGGAGGACCATGGCAAAGGATCCCGTGTGCAAAATGAACGTGGAGGAGAGCAAGGCCGCGGCGACAGCCAAGTACGACGGCAAGACGTACTACTTTTGCTCGGAGAGCTGCAAGGTCAGGTTCGAGAAGAAGCCGACGGAGTATGTCGGGTGATCGTCTGAGGGTGTGGACTCACCGCTGGATGGCAGCCCAGTGAAGCGGCTGGTTGATCTGCCCGAGA encodes the following:
- a CDS encoding cupredoxin domain-containing protein, whose amino-acid sequence is MSWDRVLVNGVGLALIAFIVWFFWLVKAKGVHAAATVGGYQEQMVLVKGGYTPDVIVVEAGKPVRLNFVRQESASCSEMVLLPAFGKSAKLPEGATVPVEFLPKERGEFEFACQMGMFRGKVIVE
- a CDS encoding YHS domain-containing protein, with amino-acid sequence MAKDPVCKMNVEESKAAATAKYDGKTYYFCSESCKVRFEKKPTEYVG